In a single window of the Subtercola sp. PAMC28395 genome:
- a CDS encoding ECF transporter S component — translation MTTDKTAAGTRAARNTEPSSSERISFTASGRLTAWRGIDLITAAMLAVAFGVVFWGFDTFVYPVVGLASAGFPPLGELALGVWLLPAVVGALVIRRPGAALLTELIAANVEMLLGNQWGVAVLASGALQGLGVEIVFGLLLWRRFGVPVAMAGGVLSAVLEIVVYEWWAYVPGFSWTWRFVYLASGMVSGAVITGIGGWLLVRALARSGALNAFPAGAELREARAGK, via the coding sequence ATGACAACAGACAAGACAGCTGCCGGTACACGTGCAGCACGAAACACCGAACCATCCTCCAGCGAGAGAATCAGCTTCACCGCGTCGGGCCGCCTGACGGCCTGGCGGGGAATCGACCTCATCACTGCGGCGATGCTGGCCGTGGCGTTCGGTGTGGTCTTCTGGGGCTTCGACACCTTCGTCTACCCCGTGGTGGGCCTTGCGTCAGCGGGCTTCCCTCCGCTCGGCGAACTGGCGTTGGGGGTGTGGCTGCTTCCCGCCGTGGTGGGTGCGCTGGTCATCCGTCGCCCGGGAGCCGCTCTGCTCACCGAGCTGATTGCGGCCAACGTCGAGATGCTGCTGGGTAACCAATGGGGCGTCGCCGTGCTGGCCTCAGGCGCGTTGCAGGGCCTCGGGGTCGAGATCGTGTTCGGACTGCTGCTGTGGAGGCGCTTCGGAGTGCCGGTTGCCATGGCCGGCGGTGTGCTCTCTGCGGTGCTCGAGATCGTCGTCTACGAGTGGTGGGCATACGTTCCCGGGTTCTCGTGGACCTGGCGCTTCGTGTACCTCGCGAGCGGAATGGTGTCGGGCGCGGTAATCACCGGCATCGGCGGGTGGCTGCTTGTGCGGGCCCTGGCGCGCTCTGGCGCACTGAACGCGTTCCCTGCGGGGGCCGAGCTGCGTGAAGCGCGCGCTGGAAAGTGA
- a CDS encoding cupin domain-containing protein has translation MRSGSKNSTGSSSGRVQLDRGGFVQSKASAEEIVAALQLEPNQTCGFVRVTYVSGLAVEANVLAPPFEAERAVGSALYFLVTPQAPVKLHRIMNDQLYHYYQGEALELLLLHDDGRSERLVIGPDILGGEQVQFLIPGGTFHTARVRGGSGWFLGGSTEWPGVVPLDVELGDVDELAASHPEVAEEIRKFSVAV, from the coding sequence GTGCGCAGTGGATCGAAGAACTCGACAGGTAGCAGTTCAGGGAGAGTTCAACTAGATCGAGGGGGCTTTGTGCAGTCGAAAGCTAGTGCAGAGGAAATCGTCGCTGCTCTGCAGCTTGAGCCGAATCAGACGTGCGGGTTCGTTCGGGTGACATATGTGAGCGGTCTGGCAGTGGAGGCAAATGTTCTTGCGCCGCCGTTCGAGGCTGAGCGGGCCGTGGGAAGTGCGCTGTACTTTCTGGTGACTCCGCAGGCGCCGGTGAAGCTTCATCGGATCATGAACGACCAGCTCTATCACTACTACCAGGGCGAGGCGCTGGAGTTGCTGCTGCTTCATGATGACGGCAGGAGCGAACGGCTGGTGATCGGCCCCGACATTCTGGGAGGTGAGCAGGTGCAGTTCCTCATTCCTGGCGGCACGTTCCACACTGCACGGGTGAGAGGGGGTAGCGGCTGGTTTCTGGGCGGGAGTACGGAGTGGCCAGGAGTCGTGCCACTCGACGTCGAGCTCGGAGACGTCGACGAGCTCGCGGCCAGCCATCCTGAAGTGGCTGAGGAAATACGAAAATTCTCAGTCGCTGTGTGA